The following coding sequences are from one Osmia bicornis bicornis chromosome 2, iOsmBic2.1, whole genome shotgun sequence window:
- the LOC114877171 gene encoding DNA-directed RNA polymerase II subunit RPB1, with translation MATSDSKAPLRTVKRVQFGILSPDEIRRMSVTDGSIRFPETMEGGRPKLGGLMDPRQGVIDRNSRCQTCAGNMTECPGHFGHIDLAKPVFHVGFITKTIKILRCVCFYCSKLLVSPHNPKIKEIVMKTKGQPRKRLTFVYDLCKSKNICEGGDEMDINKESQDQQNADRKPGHGGCGRYQPNLQRSGLDVTAEWKHVNEDSQEKKIALTAERAWEILKHITDEESFILGMDPKFARPDWMVVTVLPVPPLSVRPAVIMYGSAKNQDDLTHKLADIIKANNELIRNEQAGAAAHVISENIKMLQFHVATLVDNDMPGMPRAMQKSGKPLKAIKARLKGKEGRIRGNLMGKRVDFSARTVITPDPNLRIDQVGVPRSIAQNLTFPEIVTPFNIDKMQELVRRGNSQYPGAKYIVRDNGERIDLRFHPKPSDLHLQCGYRVERHIRDGDLVIFNRQPTLHKMSMMGHRVKVLPWSTFRMNLSCTSPYNADFDGDEMNLHVPQSMETRAEVENIHVTPRQIITPQANKPVMGIVQDTLTAVRKMTKRDVFIEKEQMMNILMFLPSWDGKMPQPCILKPKPLWTGKQIFSLIIPGNVNMIRTHSTHPDEEDDGPYKWISPGDTKVMVEHGELVMGILCKKTLGTSAGSLLHICMLELGHEVCGRFYGNIQTVINNWLLLEGHSIGIGDTIADPQTYLEIQKAIKKAKEDVIEVIQKAHNMELEPTPGNTLRQTFENQVNRILNDARDKTGGSAKKSLTEYNNLKAMVVSGSKGSNINISQVIACVGQQNVEGKRIPFGFRKRTLPHFIKDDYGPESRGFVENSYLAGLTPSEFYFHAMGGREGLIDTAVKTAETGYIQRRLIKAMESVMVHYDGTVRNSVGQLIQLRYGEDGLCGETVEFQNLPTIKLSNKAFEKKFKFDPTNERYLRRIFNEDIVREMMGSGEVISELEREWEQLNKDRAILREIFPSGESKVVLPCNLQRMIWNVQKIFHINKRAPTDLSPMRVIQGVKDLLDKCIIVAGDDRLSKQANENATLLFQCLVRSTLCTKCVSEEFRLSSEAFEWLIGEIETRFQQAQVSPGEMVGALAAQSLGEPATQMTLNTFHFAGVSSKNVTLGVPRLKEIINISKKPKAPSLTVFLTGAAARDAEKAKNVLCRLEHTTLRKVTANTAIYYDPDPQNTVIAEDQEFVNVYYEMPDFDPTKISPWLLRIELDRKRMTDKKLTMEQIAEKINAGFGDDLNCIFNDDNAEKLVLRIRIMNSDDNKFQDTEEETVDKMEDDMFLRCIEANMLSDMTLQGIEAIGKVYMHLPQTDSKKRIVITETGEFKAIAEWLLETDGTSLMKVLSERDVDPVRTFSNDICEIFQVLGIEAVRKSVEKEMNAVLQFYGLYVNYRHLALLCDVMTAKGHLMAITRHGINRQDTGALMRCSFEETVDVLLDAASHAEVDPMRGVSENIIMGQLPRIGTGCFDLLLDAEKCKAGIEIPMAVGAGVMGTAGMFFGSVATPSMSPQMTPWMGATPGYGASSMSPALGSGMTPGGACFSPSGASDASGLSPAYSAYSPQPGSPGSPGPSMSPYPMSPAGGASPSYSPTSPAYLPTSPSITPSSPNYSPTSPTYSPTSPNYSPTSPSYSPTSPSYSPTSPSYSPTSPSYSPTSPSYSPTSPSYSPTSPSYSPTSPSYSPTSPSYSPTSPSYSPTSPSYSPTSPSYSPTSPSYSPTSPSYSPTSPSYSPTSPSYSPSSPNYTPASPSYSPTSPSYSPSSPQYSPASPSYSPSSPKYSPTSPSYSPTSPSFAGTSPQYTPASPTYSPTSPTYSPTSPSYSPSSPQHTASGSTRYSPSSPNYSPTSPTYSPTSPQYSPSSTKYSPTSPTYTPTSPSYSPTSPTYSPPVPGYSPTSPTYSPASPAYETDD, from the exons ATGGCTACGTCCGACTCCAAAGCGCCTTTGCGAACTGTAAAAAGGGTCCAATTTGGTATTCTTTCACCCGATGAAATA CGTCGGATGTCAGTCACAGATGGAAGCATACGGTTTCCAGAAACTATGGAAGGTGGTCGCCCGAAACTGGGTGGACTTATGGATCCTAGACAAGGTGTCATAGATAGAAATTCTAGATGCCAAACATGTGCAGGAAATATGACAGAATGTCCAGGACATTTTGGCCATATAGATTTGGCCAAGCCAGTTTTTCATGTTGGTTTTATaacaaaaacaataaaaatcttAAGATGCGTGTGTTTTTATTGTTCAAAACTTCTTGTCAGTCCA CACAATCCAAAAATTAAGGAAATTGTAATGAAAACTAAAGGTCAACCACGTAAACGTCTCACATTTGTTTATGATTTatgtaaaagtaaaaatatttgtgaGGGTGGTGATGAAATGGATATTAATAAAGAGAGCcaggatcagcagaatgcaGATAGAAAACCTGGGCATGGTGGTTGTGGTAGATATCAACCAAATCTTCAGAGATCAGGTTTAGATGTTACTGCAGAATGGAAACATGTAAACGAGGATTCTCAAGAAAAGAAGATAGCGCTTACCGCAGAAAGAGCATGGGAAATTTTAAAACACATTACAGACGAAGAATCGTTTATCCTTGGTATGGACCCAAAATTTGCACGACCAGATTGGATGGTGGTCACAGTTTTGCCTGTCCCACCTCTTTCAGTTAGACCAGCAGTTATTATGTATGGTTCTGCCAAAAATCAAGATGACTTGACACACAAACTGGCAGATATTATAAAAGCAAACAATGAATTGATCCGAAACGAACAAGCTGGAGCTGCAGCGCATGTAATatcagaaaatataaaaatgttgcAATTTCATGTAGCAACTTTGGTCGACAACGATATGCCTGGCATGCCCAGAGCGATGCAAAAGTCGGGCAAACCCTTAAAAGCTATAAAAGCAAGACTGAAAGGAAAAGAGGGCAGAATAAGAGGAAATTTGATGGGTAAACGTGTTGACTTCTCAGCACGTACCGTCATCACACCCGATCCCAATTTGCGAATCGATCAAGTAGGTGTACCTCGAAGCATTGCCCAAAATTTAACATTTCCTGAAATTGTGACACCAtttaatattgataaaatGCAAGAACTCGTTAGACGTGGAAATTCACAGTATCCAGGAGCCAAGTACATTGTCAGAGACAATGGAGAAAGGATAGATTTAAGATTTCATCCGAAACCGTCTGATTTGCATTTACAATGTGGTTATAGAGTGGAACGTCACATTCGTGATGGCGATTTAGTCATTTTCAATCGTCAACCTACTCTCCACAAAATGAGTATGATGGGTCACAGAGTAAAAGTTCTACCGTGGAGTACATTCCGTATGAATCTTAGTTGCACGTCACCTTATAACGCTGATTTTGACGGAGATGAAATGAATTTGCACGTACCTCAATCGATGGAGACTAGAGCGGAAGTAGAAAATATTCACGTGACACCACGACAAATCATCACACCGCAAGCTAATAAACCAGTTATGGGTATTGTACAGGATACACTTACCGCTGTAAGAAAAATGACGAAAAGAGATGTCTTTATTGAAAAAGAACAAATGATGAATATTCTTATGTTCTTGCCCAGCTGGGATGGAAAAATGCCTCAGCCGTGTATATTAAAACCAAAGCCTTTGTGGACCGGTAAACAAATTTTCTCCCTGATTATACCAGGCAATGTAAATATGATAAGAACTCACAGTACTCATCCCGACGAAGAAGATGACGGTCCATATAAATGGATATCACCTGGTGACACTAAAGTTATGGTAGAACATGGAGAGCTCGTTATGGGGATTCTTTGTAAGAAAACTTTGGGTACATCTGCTGGATCTCTGCTTCACATTTGTATGTTGGAGCTAGGACACGAGGTCTGTGGGCGATTTTATGGGAACATCCAAACAGTGATCAACAACTGGTTGCTATTGGAAGGTCATTCCATTGGTATTGGTGATACCATCGCCGATCCACAGACCTACTTAGAAATTCAGAAAGCAATTAAAAAAGCTAAAGAGGACGTGATAGAAGTTATTCAAAAGGCTCATAATATGGAGCTGGAACCCACCCCTGGAAATACGTTGAGGCAAACTTTCGAAAATCAAGTAAACAGAATTTTGAACGACGCTCGTGACAAGACTGGTGGTTCTGCTAAGAAATCTTTAACCGAGTACAACAATTTAAAGGCTATGGTAGTATCAGGATCGAAAGGatctaatattaatatctcTCAAGTTATCGCTTGTGTAGGTCAACAAAACGTTGAGGGTAAACGAATTCCTTTCGGTTTTCGTAAGAGAACTTTACCGCATTTCATCAAAGATGATTACGGTCCTGAATCCAGAGGATTCGTCGAGAACTCGTATCTTGCTGGTCTAACTCCGtctgaattttattttcacgcCATGGGAGGTCGCGAAGGTCTCATCGATACTGCTGTGAAAACTGCAGAAACTGGATACATTCAACGCCGTCTGATAAAAGCTATGGAATCTGTAATGGTTCATTACGATGGGACAGTTAGGAACTCTGTAGGACAACTTATTCAGTTGCGTTATGGCGAGGACGGTTTATGCGGAGAAACCGTCGAGTTCCAGAATCTGCCTACCATTAAATTAAGCAATAAGGCATTTGAGAAGAAGTTCAAATTCGATCCCACCAACGAACGATATCTCCGTCGCATTTTCAATGAAGATATCGTTAGAGAAATGATGGGATCCGGGGAAGTAATATCTGAATTGGAAAGGGAATGGGAACAATTGAACAAGGATCGTGCTATACTCAGAGAGATATTTCCTAGCGGAGAATCAAAAGTTGTATTGCCTTGCAATCTTCAAAGAATGATTTGGAATGTGCAAAAGATATTCCACATCAACAAACGAGCACCAACAGATCTCAGTCCTATGAGAGTCATCCaag gtGTTAAAGATCTTTTGGATAAATGTATTATTGTGGCTGGTGACGATAGACTCAGCAAACAAGCTAATGAAAACGCTACATTATTATTCCAATGTTTAGTAAGATCTACTTTATGTACAAAGTGTGTTTCTGAAGAATTCAGGTTATCCAGTGAAGCTTTTGAATGGCTTATTGGAGAAATTGAAACTAGGTTCCAGCAAGCCCAG GTATCGCCAGGTGAAATGGTCGGTGCTTTAGCTGCTCAGTCTCTTGGCGAGCCTGCAACCCAGATGACACTGAATACTTTCCACTTTGCTGGTGTATCGTCGAAGAACGTAACTCTTGGTGTACCCAGGCTAAAGGAGATTATAAACATCAGCAAGAAACCAAAGGCTCCGTCGTTAACGGTATTCCTAACCGGAGCAGCAGCAAGAGATGCTGAGAAAGCAAAGAATGTACTTTGCCGATTGGAACACACAACATTGAGGAAAGTTACAGCGAATACTGCTATTTACTACGATCCAGATCCACAGAATACTGTGATCGCAGAGGATCAAGAATTCGTGAACGTTTATTATGAAATGCCTGATTTCGATCCAACCAAAATATCCCCGTGGCTGCTTCGTATCGAGTTAGACCGAAAGAGAATGACtgataaaaaattaacaatgGAACAAATAGCGGAAAAGATTAACGCTGGCTTTGGGGATGATCTGAACTGCATTTTCAACGACGATAACGCTGAGAAATTAGTTTTACGAATTAGGATAATGAACAGCGATGATAACAAGTTCCAAGATACCGAAGAAGAAACTGTAGATAAAATGGAGGACGACATGTTCCTTCGGTGTATAGAGGCAAATATGCTCAGTGACATGACATTACAGGGTATCGAGGCAATAGGCAAAGTTTATATGCATTTACCGCAAACCGATTCCAAGAAACGTATCGTCATCACTGAAACTGGTGAATTTAAAGCAATAGCTGAATGGTTATTGGAAACGGACGGGACAAGTTTAATGAAAGTATTGAGCGAGAGAGATGTCGATCCTGTTAGAACATTCAGTAATGATATCTGTGAAATATTCCAAGTCCTTGGTATAGAAGCTGTCAGGAAGTctgtagaaaaagaaatgaacgctgttttgcaattttatggTCTTTATGTAAATTATCGTCATCTCGCTTTGCTTTGCGATGTTATGACGGCCAAAGGTCACTTGATGGCTATTACGCGTCACGGAATAAACAGACAGGACACTGGTGCACTTATGag ATGCTCCTTTGAAGAAACAGTGGATGTATTATTGGATGCTGCATCTCATGCAGAGGTTGATCCAATGAGAGGAGTATCTGAAAACATTATTATGGGACAACTTCCACGAATAGGAACAG GATGTTTCGATTTGCTATTAGATGCTGAGAAATGTAAAGCTGGTATTGAAATACCAATGGCGGTAGGTGCTGGTGTAATGGGAACAGCCGGAATGTTCTTTGGCAGTGTTGCTACACCAAGTATGAGTCCTCAAATGACCCCTTGGATGGGTGCTACCCCGGGTTACGGAGCATCAAGCATGTCTCCTG CACTGGGAAGTGGTATGACACCAGGTGGTGCATGCTTCTCACCATCAGGAGCGTCGGATGCTTCAGGACTTTCACCTGCCTATTCCGCGTACTCGCCACAACCTGGAAGTCCTGGCAGTCCAGGCCCCAGCATGAGTCCATATCCAATGTCACCGGCAGGAGGTGCATCGCCTAGTTATTCGCCTACATCGCCTGCCTATTTGCCAACTTCACCGAGTATAACACCATCGAGTCCTAACTACTCGCCTACCAGTCCAACGTATTCACCCACCAGTCCAAATTATTCGCCAACGAGTCCAAGTTATTCTCCGACAAGTCCAAGTTACTCGCCAACATCACCGAGTTATTCGCCAACGAGTCCGAGTTACTCGCCAACGTCGCCGAGTTATTCACCGACGAGCCCTTCGTACTCGCCAACGTCACCGAGCTACTCGCCAACGAGTCCGAGTTACTCGCCAACGTCGCCGAGTTATTCACCAACGAGTCCTTCGTACTCGCCAACGTCACCGAGCTACTCGCCCACGAGTCCTTCATACTCGCCAACGAGTCCTTCATACTCGCCAACGTCGCCGAGCTACTCGCCCACGAGTCCGAGTTACTCTCCAACGAGTCCAAGCTATTCGCCTAGTTCACCAAATTACACGCCAGCCTCGCCGTCTTATTCTCCAACAAGTCCAAGTTACTCGCCGAGTTCTCCACAATATTCACCTGCCAGTCCAAGTTACTCACCGAGCAGTCCAAAATATTCGCCAACGAGTCCGAGTTATTCACCGACGTCACCGTCGTTTGCTGGGACCTCGCCACAGTACACGCCAGCGAGTCCAACTTACTCTCCAACGAGCCCAACCTACTCACCAACGAGTCCATCGTACTCTCCTAGTTCGCCACAACACACAGCGTCAGGGAGTACAAGGTACTCGCCGAGTAGTCCAAATTACTCGCCTACTAGCCCGACGTATTCGCCTACGAGTCCTCAGTACTCGCCATCGAGCACCAAGTACTCGCCTACCAGCCCAACGTACACACCAACGAGTCCGAGTTATTCGCCCACGAGTCCAACGTACTCTCCACCGGTACCAGGCTACTCGCCAACGAGTCCCACGTATTCTCCGGCATCTCCAGCCTACGAGACAGACGACTAA
- the LOC114877126 gene encoding pre-mRNA-splicing factor RBM22: protein MATSKTTNTYNRQNWEDAEFPILCQTCLGDNPYIRMTKEKYGKECKICMRPFTVFRWCPGARMRFKKTEVCQTCSRLKNVCQTCLLDLEYGLPIQVRDAALKIKDDLPRSDVNKEYYVQNIDSEIGKIDPTSPAGAVGKSAAASDLLMKLARTSPYYKRNRPHICSFWVKGECKRGEECPYRHEKPTDPDDPLADQNIKDRYYGVNDPVADKLMRRAAAMPKLDPPEDKSITTLYIGNLGDVLTEKQLRDHFYQYGEIRSITMVPRQQCAFIQYTQRSAAEAAAERTFNKLILGGRRLTIKWGRSQGRQTVSAAEATREILEPVPGLPGALPPPPESMGNNFFNLQTTPGMMPPMMIPPPPVAPQFMFPPQMAAAAAAAATPIFPPGTTPIHYPSQDPSRMGASQGIGKPWPEE, encoded by the exons ATGGCTACTTCAAAAACAACCAACACATACAATAGACAAAATTGGGAAGATGCT GAATTTCCAATATTATGTCAAACTTGTTTAGGTGATAATCCATATATTCGGATG ACAAAAGAAAAGTATGGGAAAGAGTGCAAGATATGTATGCGTCCGTTTACAGTATTTAGATGGTGTCCTGGTGCAAGGATGCGATTTAAAAAAACTGAAGTTTGTCAAACTTGTAGCCGTCTAAAGAATGTCTGTCAAACATGTTTACTTGATCTAGAATATGGTTTACCTATCCAAGTACGCGATGCAGCACTGAAAATTAAAGATGATTTACCTAGATCGGATGTAAATAAGGAGTACTATGTGCAAAACATAGATAGTGAAATTGGCAAAATAGATCCTACATCACCAGCAGGAGCTGTTGGTAAATCTGCAGCAGCCAGTGATTTATTGATGAAACTGGCAAGGACAAGTCCATATTATAAACGAAATAGACCGCACATTTGCTCCTTTTGGGTTAAAGGAGAATGTAAAAGAGGAGAAGAATGTCCATATCGTCACGAAAAGCCTACTGATCCTGATGATCCATTAGCTGatcaaaatattaaagatCGTTATTACGGAGTAAACGATCCCGTTGCTGATAAACTAATGCGTAGAGCTGCAGCAATGCCTAAACTAGATCCACCAGAAGACAAATCCATTACAACTTTATACATTGGCAACTTGGGAGACGTTCTGACAGAAAAACAATTACGTGATCATTTCTACCAGTATGGAGAAATTCGTTCAATAACTATGGTTCCTCGTCAGCAGTGTGCCTTTATTCAATACACGCAAAGAAGCGCTGCCGAAGCAGCAGCGGAAAGAACATTTAACAAGCTGATATTAGGAGGAAGAAGACTAACTATCAAATGGGGACGTTCACAAGGAAGACAAACTGTTTCTGCAGCAGAAGCAACTAGAGAAATTTTAGAACCTGTACCGGGTTTACCAGGCGCTTTACCACCGCCACCAGAAAGTATGggaaacaattttttcaatCTACAAACTACTCCTGGCATGATGCCACCAATGATGATTCCACCTCCACCAGTTGCCCCTCAATTTATGTTTCCACCTCAAATGGCAGCTGccgctgctgctgcagcaacaCCAATTTTCCCTCCAGGAACTACTCCGATACATTATCCAAGTCAGGATCCATCAAGAATGGGTGCATCTCAAGGCATAGGAAAGCCTTGGCCAGAAGAATAA
- the LOC114877145 gene encoding transmembrane 9 superfamily member 3, which translates to MNMCRVRLLFYFLAFSLLPFVRSDEHTHIYEDNDEVVLWMSTVGPYHNRQETYSYYSLPFCMGTKDVINHYHETFSEALQGIELKFSGLEIEFKADVAKVEYCQIKLTEESEKAFIYAVKNQYWYKMYMDDLPIWGVVGEPEENNGVVSYYIWTHKKFDIGYNGKQIVDVNLTSENKVKLVQGAAIFFSYEVNWKKSNVKFEDRFDKYLDPNFFQHRIHWFSIFNSFMMVIFLVGLVSMILMRTLRKDYARYSRDEEMDDMERDLGDEYGWKQVHGDVFRPASHAMLFSALIGAGYQVTVVVLSVIIFAILGELYTERGSMLSTAIFVYAATSPINGYAGGGLYARMGGRIWIKQMIASAFMLPLIVCGTAFFINFIAMYYHASRAIPFGSMVAVTCICIFVILPLTLVGTILGRNLAGTPDAPCRVNAVPRPIPEKKWFMEPLVIIMLGGILPFGSIFIEMYFIFTSFWAYKIYYVYGFMLLVFVILMIVTVCVTIVCTYFLLNAEDYRWQWTSFLAAASTAGYVYIYSFYYFFFKTKMYGLFQTAFYFGYMALFSLALGIMCGTVGYVGTNAFVRKIYSTVKID; encoded by the exons ATGAACATGTGTCGGGTTCGACTGTTATTCTACTTTTTGGCGTTTAGCCTACTCCCTTTTGTCCGTTCTGACGAGCATACTCACATC TATGAAGATAACGATGAAGTTGTACTGTGGATGAGTACAGTTGGACCATATCACAATCGTCAGGAAACCTATTCGTATTATTCACTACCTTTCTGCATGGGCACAAAAGATGTCATTAATCATTATCATGAAACCTTTTCTGAAGCATTACAAGGCATTGAACTTAAATTTAGTGGtttggaaattgaatttaaag CTGATGTTGCAAAGGTGGAATATTGTCAGATAAAATTAACTGAAGAAAGTGAGAAAGCTTTTATATATGCAGTTAAGAATCAATATTGGTATAAGATGTATATGGATGATCTCCCAATATGGG GTGTCGTGGGAGAACCAGAGGAGAACAATGGAGTTGTATCTTATTATATTTGGACACACAAGAAGTTTGATATAGGATATAATGGAAAACAAATAGTTGATGTAAATTTAACCAGTGAAAACAAGGTGAAATTAGTACAAGGAGCAGCTATTTTTTTCAGTTACGAAGTTAATTGGAAGAAGAGCAATGTTAAATTTGAAGATagatttgataaatatttagaTCCTAACTTTTTCCAACATAGA ATTCACTGGTTCAGTATTTTTAATAGTTTTATGATGGTAATTTTCCTTGTCGGTCTTGTTTCAATGATTTTGATGCGTACATTAAGAAAGGATTATGCTAGATATAGTAGAGACGAAGAAATGGACGACATGGAACGGGATTTAGGAGATGAATACGGATGGAAACAAGTTCATGGAGATGTATTTAGACCAGCTAGTCATGCAATGCTGTTTTCAGCTCTTATAGGTGCAGGCTATCAG GTTACAGTAGTTGTTCTCAGTGTCATTATTTTTGCTATACTTGGAGAACTTTATACAGAAAGAGGATCAATGTTATCTACAGCAATTTTTGTATATGCTGCTACATCACCTATAAATGGCTATGCTGGAGGAGGTTTATACGCACGTATGGGCGGACGTATTTGGATAAAACAAATGATCGCCAGTGCCTTTATGTTACCTCTTATCGTTTGTGGCACtgcatttttcattaatttcatcgCAATGTATTACCATGCTAGCCGGGCCATACCTTTTGGTTCTATG GTGGCAGTGACATGTATTTGTATATTTGTTATATTGCCATTAACATTAGTTGGAACCATTTTAGGCCGCAATTTAGCTGGAACACCGGATGCTCCGTGTAGAGTAAACGCGGTACCTCGACCTATTCCCGAAAAAAAATGGTTCATGGAACCACTAGTTATTATAATGCTCGGTGGTATCTTACCCTTTGGATCAATATTCATCGAAAT gTACTTCATTTTTACCTCATTTTGGGCATACAAAATCTACTATGTTTACGGATTTATGTTGCTAGTATTCGTTATTCTAATGATAGTAACTGTTTGTGTTACTATTGTGTGTACATACTTTTTGCTAAACGCTGAAGACTATCGATG GCAGTGGACAAGTTTTTTAGCTGCAGCTTCAACGGCTGGATATGTCTATATATATTCCttctattatttcttctttaaaaCGAA AATGTACGGTCTTTTCCAAACAGCATTTTACTTTGGTTACATGGCGTTATTCAGCCTTGCTTTGGGCATAATGTGTGGAACAGTCGGTTATGTCggtactaacgcatttgtacGAAAGATTTATTCCACAGTGAAAATAGACTAA
- the LOC114877146 gene encoding stress-associated endoplasmic reticulum protein 2 has product MAPKQRMRIANERATKNITLRGNVPKSSKPQDDGSPIGPCLLALFLFVVCGSAVFQIIQSIRMA; this is encoded by the exons ATGGCACCAAAACAAAGAATGCGCATCGCTAATGAAAGAGCCACCAAAAACATTACACTTCGTGGAAATGTTCCAAAATCATcg AAACCACAAGATGATGGATCTCCAATTGGACCCTGCTTGCTAGCACTTTTCCTATTTGTTGTATGTGGTTCTG cTGTATTCCAAATCATTCAGAGTATTAGAATGGCATAA
- the LOC114877123 gene encoding uncharacterized protein LOC114877123, translating into MAGIFNLFGESNLNKGNVMTPLSRSKTTIGISGASVKNAGPLKPKGLSIRSNFNLNVSASNKDICNKPQEYLKPKLTQLNIEGHPISPGKDCVSKKTNGCPINLSPQKASDKKNVQLQKPSNEIIFKQPSLPKNYSKKRYPEPESLAPYCDMQFEFDDIYTKTIENEFKELLMKKKNEIVPYEDERFQSEPEQLEYKMPILCTSPFSLDEEWRRCKSPDLPEPYFSDMDE; encoded by the exons ATGGCTGGTATATTCAACTTATTTGGTGAATCAAACCTTAACAAAG GTAATGTTATGACACCTTTGTCAAGATCTAAGACAACCATTGGAATAAGTGGAGCTTCTGTTAAAAATGCTGGTCCATTGAAACCAAAAGGATTGTCTATTAGATCtaactttaatttaaatgtATCAGCTTCAAATAaagatatatgtaataaaccACAAGAATATTTGAAACCAAAGCTCACTCAACTAAATATTGAGGGTCACCCAATATCACCTGGAAAAGATTGTGTATCAAag aaaacaAATGGATGTCCCATAAATTTATCCCCCCAAAAAGCATCTGATAAAAAGAATGTGCAACTACAAAAACCTTCTAATGAAATTATCTTTAAACAACCATCATtaccaaaaaattattcaaaaaaaagatATCCTGAACCTGAAAGCTTAGCACCATATTGTGATATGCAATTTGAGTTTG ATGATATTTATACAAAAACcatagaaaatgaatttaaagaattgcttatgaagaagaaaaatgagatAGTACCATATGAGGATGAGAGATTTCAATCAG aaCCAGAACAGTTGGAATATAAAATGCCAATATTATGCACATCTCCTTTTTCACTAGATGAAGAATGGAGAAGATGCAAAAGCCCTGATTTACCAGAGCCTTATTTTTCAGATATGGATGAGTAA